TCTTTAATTGCTAGGCTTAATCTGATCACCTAGCAATGCTTTGTGAGACCAGGCACAAAGAGCCTCCTTTTTCCCATCTCCAACGTAACCATTTTCTTCAATATGGGTCCCCTTGTCCTCCCTCTTCCAAAACCAAACAAGTCAAATATCGTACGCTCAGTGGGAAGAGCAATGATTACCATTGCTTTTGGGGAAAAATATTCAAAAGCCTTGACGTTTCAGTCAACATGGCTTCTAGAACCGAACAACTAATTAGCTAGAATTAATGTTATCAAATTAACTGAGAACGAAGAAACCTTAAATCTTGCCTTAAAAGACGTCACCAGTGACATGATTAAGAAAAGATGCACTCAAAGACGGGTTGGGTTTTGATGTAGAGGTCCCCTGTTTGGGAATCCCGAAAtatgtttttttcttttccatttttattttaaaaagtgtTAGGATTTTatttctctcctctcctcttgCCTGAGTCACATTAGAGGGACGTGTAGTCACTCGTTTGTTAGGACAGAATCCATTTAACCGAAGTCTGGTCCAAGAAAGGCACTTCCATGCACAAGGGATGTGCATGACCCTCCCCAACAACATTAATATATAGTGTCTTCCACAAGGCAGAACAAAGGCTTTGCTATTTGACATCGTTAGAAGGAGACATATGGATGTTCGCTGCAGTGGAATAATAAAGGAATACACCATGAAGTTTGTTTAGCTTGATATATATTGTTACTTCATTTCCTATCAACTTGAATATTTGAGATCAAGTGATTAGTTAACGTAGTATTATTAGAGCACAGATTGCAAGTGAAACATGTCAACATGTTAACAATGTGATTGATCTTCTATCACCGTGCTGACCAATTGATGGGCCACATCTTGAATAGATCTCGAAGCACTCCAAACTTCTTCATTCATTTGCTTGCATAGATCTTGAAGAGACTGTCATGCAATTTAGCTCCGTGTGAAAAAAGATAAGTCTTTCTTTTGCATGATTCCGATGACCAGAATGCCACTTTGGACTTAAACCAAGCTAGCTCCATTAacttttgttgcggccaatcgcctcgtcgcccgatcgtcgggaagcgtacacctgcaaaaggaagtccgcactgaccggaggcggctccggcggggatcctccgacggtcaagtcagagaggtgactgggcaacagtgaaatgcagacagagagctctgagaaggagagagggagaggaagagagaggagcgagcctgcgtatgtgggagagacgggcggatcccccccttttgcactgttgccttccccgatatatatagtggagcgcggtatggcgccatcattaatggcgcggacaagtgaggaactgtcaactcactgtaggctgtcagagccgccgtgaaaacgttatgtcgccgtgtagccgtctaatcaccagggttgacccggctctcggcgggacaatgcccctaggtaactgtgccgcatgtccgtgtcagagctgacaacgtctggcggccgtacggcagttggtggagtcggccgacccaaggtcggtggccagcagagtggcgtcggactcctccgtcggtcggcgagcttcaagtgagtcggcctctgggtttggtcggtcgggagggatacgcccgacatacctccagtcggcgatcgggccattgaaaagccgtcagtagcgtccgttagtcgggcactcccggctttcagtcggggcgctccgaccgtcaatcggtcgatatgcccgtcagtcggtcggtcggccagtcggagacggtcggtcgggccgccagccggtcgggccctccgatagtcggtcggtcggtcggtgggtatcccccaacagttgcccccctccactcctgagtcgggtggtgagctgacgactaggagtggatttgtcgtacgcgaggatccgaccgtaccgccgattgATACGGTGTCCGGCGCCCTGTAAATGTCGAGGGGCTTACTGGCGCCCGACATCCAGTCGGCACCAGGCGTCTCGTCCCATCAGCATCAGGTGTCGGTCGGCGTCGGACGTCCCGCCGTGCCGGATGTCCCGctggtgtcagcgataaaaccggtgccaggtgtcatgtcccatcgggaagtggaaccgtcgtgtcccatcgggaagtggaaccgtcatTCCCGCCGTTCCCTCGGGAACTCCAAACGTTGCGTCCCGTCGGGAAGACAAAACGTCGCGTCCCACCGCGACACGTGGCGTGTGGCCATCGGTTCGcgttcggtggagcggatggaggcgacgtggcgcaatctgaaggggggtgcgtcgaaccgttggATCGTTGGACGGCCCTGATGATGCCACGCGGCGAAATCTGGGGAGTCTTCGCTgggcgtgccttcatctcgaccgttggggagcactatatgtacaaagttacccccacatggtttttcacccctctcatttttacagtcgagactctgcccgcttgAGCCTCCGCTCCAGGTACTTCTCCGCTCTGTCTCCCATTTGCGACTCTTTCCTTCCAAGGGCTAGAGTAGCcttccccctctttctttttcctttcttccttgccatttctttgagctcatggctaggacgtccccacgaggtagtcggtcgggagagccgaccgaagacactcggtcgtccccggaggtggaggcttcttcactttcggggccgaacgtcgatcggctccgggagcagtactgcgtcccggagcagattcggctgttcgcccctggcgccgatggtcgggttaatagtccgcccgagggtcaggtggccttctatctggaggatctccgggccggccttcgatttccgattccggagttcgtccggaacgttctggactattacgggttatgcccggcacaacttgcgtcgaactcggttcggctgatagtcagcttcgccctcctgtgtcggcttttgccgaccgaacctcggatctctcttttccgagttttctttgtcctccgccctcaccctaaagcccgagggtggtggtacttcattcctcggaaagggctctctttcattactggtcttccaacatccattcacggatggaagaaccagttcttcttcacgtcgtcctctgccccttgggggtttccagtccgttgggggaacccccgaaccgatccaaatgagaacagtcgggtggaggccgatgatcgggaggacttccatcggctaaaggatatctcggtgccgaagcagagcgagctcgtcaccgagcaggccttgtacgacgccggccttagcccggtcccccgtttaggtcggtttgcattcttccgacatcttcattttcttttctgtcttcttctttagctctaacctttcgtcgtctttttcagatatgccgccgaggacgcgactgtcggcagccgacatacgtcagcacgccgtgaggaagaggccggcggcaggtgccggaccgtcgcagcctcccaagaggccccgcgtggttccgccgagcgaaccagcagggtcggaggcggagccggtgatcgcactgtcggtgccgacagtgcttgttgatgtcccgtccgagggaccgtcagtcGGGGGAGCTGCTTCGCCCGACCGTCGAGCGGCTGACTCTGCCGgggtcacgccgaccgcccagCAGATTCCGGAGGTTCGGGAGGAAGTCCGCGAACCTGAGCTGCCGACGCATGCCACCGCCGCGCCGTCTGCCGAGGCTCGGTCGGGCTCGAGCTTGCCGTCTATCTCCGATGTCAGGGCCTGGACGGCAagccgaggtaaggccccaatggcgtcgggtgacgaaggtcggtcggcgggcgggtcggccgactttccgcttcccgagggtgcgtcgggcctggccaaccacgacttggccaggagactatgccaagcactcctccttcccgccgacatcgaagcgatgaagaaccagcgtgtctccgacatgctgtcgtccttctatccgatgatgatccgggtaagctCCCCTTCCCTCTGTTTTTAATCGTAGCATCGCAAGTTCGGCTTACTAACAGTCGGCTcttttttgtgcagctggtcttcaacatatccgagctggaggccggatatcggaagtttggggacatgcgcgcggcctggagagataaggtcgcgggcctcgaagccgagaaggccatccttctcgaccaatttcaacagtcggtcgaccgggagaaccgactcgagggggaggtctcccgattttcggaggagatctccggactcaaggaggccaaggcgtcgctggagtcggagctcaagtcggcgaaggatgacgcggccaagaagtcccggaccatccgtcggctccgacacgagcgagacagtgtcggcaaagagttggagggcgagcgcgagcaacttcgggcgagTCTCGAGAACCTCGCTAAGGCTGAAGAGGGCCATGCCGccgctcaggccgacgcagacgttgccaaagccgaatcagagtcggcgaaggaggctttgggtcgggcggtcgaggtcttccgggactcagaggagtaccgcgaagagctcctcgagagcggctacctctcgtaccaagtcgggtacgaggatgcccgggaagccgttcggagcttgtaccccgaacttgacctcagcaacgtggttctgccagggtcggaggccccagctgcggaggagacggccggaccagcgtcggatggtctctccaccagggcggaagccgaagacgtcGCAGAGCCGGTTGCCGAAGACCAGTCGGCTCCGATGGCTGAAGTCGGAGCAGATCTTCCGACCAACTCACATCGTCGTCCAGTGGAGGACGTCGACTCCGATGATTAGTCGGTTTTATTTTGTCTTCTGTTTTGCTTTGGATTGTAATCGGGCTCCGGCCTTTACCTTGTAGACTTTCCTTTGTTTATGGAAAAAATTTCTTTAAGTCTTGAATGAATTCTTCTTTTGCCTTCTCCCCCAGTTTGCAATGCCAaacatgtctgcaatgtcgaacgttaGTCGCTGACTTAGTCAAGTCACCAACTCGCATAAGTCGGTAGGGCTTCAGCAACTTGTTCAGCCCCGAGAGTaaaatgtgtcccgactttaggtcgggttccgacagtcgaagtcggcgtccggcgcagtgtcggggaaacgatagtaagtcgggtccccatacccctgcgtcgggttcgatgttttccgacgtccggtggtaagccgaatgtcgttcagccggccgttggtcggtcggcaagtcgtagatgcgacaaaggtcgcgtcgtgtgatagacggtggtaagccgaacatcCCTTGACCGGCCGTAGCTTGGTCGGAAGTtgcgacaatagtcgcgtgggctttttgcctttcttcggtcggggcccgatcggcctgtcggccgacggattctgcccgaaaattcgaccgtagagggagcatgaactcccgttcataagagtccgtcggccctttgtggaggtccgacaagtcgtcgaaggagtattgactcccgtcgttgtagatgcgtcggtccgtgtaaggggccgatgtgtcgtcggtgccagatccgcgtcggcgcgtcggggctgagcgccgaccggcagtggaagagttagaactccaatttttcaaactgaacatgtattccgacaattgaattacagaattcactggcaatacagcttcaagttgtcggcgttccaagtccggggaatggtttttccctcaagggtttccagccgataggctctcggcccgaaggtgtcagcaaccctgtagggtccttcccagttgggagccaacttcccttggtccaagggcttcgacacctccgccttcctcaagactaggtcgccaggcctgaagagctttggtctgaccttggcgttgtagtaccgggcgaccctctgtcggtatgaggccattcggatttgagcctcatttcgcagttcggggagaaggtctaggtcggccctccgactttcggagttgtccggctcgtggtactgctcgacccttgaagacggcaggccaatctcgagcgggatcacagcttctgtcccgtaggccaaactgaacggcgactctccggtcgggacacggggggtcgttcggtaagcccataggacggagcccagctcgtcgacccagagacctttggcttcgttcagtcgggtcttgagtccatggagcaaggttcggttcgtcacctcaacctcaccgttggactgtgggtgcccgactgaagttagtcgatgacggatgtggaacctggcgcagaagtccttgaagtcttggttgtcgaattgccgtccgttgtcggtgatgatggtgtgcggcaatccgaacctgaagatgatggacttttggacgaagtcctccatcttccgctcggtgatctgcgccaagggctcggcctcgacccacttcgtgaagtagtcgatggcgacaacgatgaacttcctttggcccgacgccggtgggaaggggccgagaatatcaactccccactgagcgaagggccatggagcgacaatgggagtgatttggctggccggttggtgctgaatattggcatacttctgacatggctcgcaccttcggaccaactctgccgcatccttcctcatggtcggccagtagtagccctgtcgtaagaccttgaaggctaaggacttgccccccaagtgattcccacaaattccttcgtgaacctctcggagggcgtagtcagcgtcggtcggtcccaagcacctgagcagagggagggagaacgacctcttgtagagtcggccgtccatgatcacatattgtgacgccgaccatcggagtcgcttggcctccgcgggatcttcgggactggtcccctcGGACAGGTACTggatgatcgggtccatccaacttggttcagacgttagctgctgtacttcttcgacccgatcgatgctcggctgttggaggttttcgacaaacgtccgacccaaagaatcataggccgacgttgccaatctggagagagcgtcggcacgggcgttctccgtcctggggatgtgggagatctcgaaatgcccgaagcgggccacgagatcctttaccttctgaagatacttgatcatggtcggatctcgcacctcgaagtcacccttgacctgccccacgatcagctgagagtcggagaatgcccggaggctgtcgacgcccagttccttcgccatcctcaagcccgcgaggagtgcctcgtattcggcttgattgttggaggccttgaagtcgaaccggagggcgtattcggtgactaccccatccgagttcgtgagcaggagcccggccccgcttccctgagcgttggaggccccgtcgatgtgaagtacccaggtggagatcgggtctggctcagagaccgaatctcgtcccgggccttcagctcccgaccttcggtcggtcgtcgggcattcagcgatgaagtcggccaagacctgagccttcaaggcaggcctcggtcggtactgaatgtcgaactcgctaagcttcattgcccacttagcgagtcgtccggatgtgtcgggtcggcgcagtacggccctcaggggctggttggtgagtaccacgatggcgtgggcctggaagtatggtcggagccgttgcgcggagacggtcagggcgaaaaccatcttttccatctccgagtatcttgcttcggcgccgtggagcactttgctggtgtagtagatgggctgatgggttcggcactcgttttctcgaacgagcaccgagctgatcgcctcagaagatgtggccaagtagagatacaaggtctccccgacctgcggcttcacgagcagcggcggggaagccaagtaccttttcaggtcttcaaaggcctgttcgcactcatccgaccaagagaaaccgttcgcctggcgcagggtcttgaagaacgggaggcacctttcagctgatcgggaaatgaatcggctaagagcgacgattcttccgttcagttgttggacctccttcttggtgttcggatgacgcatgtcgaggatcgcctttatcttctcagggttggcctcgatccctctctgagaaacgaggaatccgaggaacttccccgaggtcaccccgaaggcgcatttggtcgggttgagcttcattcggtgtcgtcgaagggtgcggaaggtctcctcgagatcctgaacatggtccgagatctgcgtgctctttaccagcatgtcgtccacgtacacctccatgttacgcccaatctggtctttgaagaccttattgacgagtcgctggtaggtggcgccggcattcttcaatccaaagggcatcacccgataacagtagaggcccttgggggtcacgaacgcggtgtgctcctcgtcttcaggcgccatccggatctgattgtacccggcgaaggcgtccatgaagctaagcagccgaaatccggacgtcgcattcaccagctggtcgatcttcgggagtggaaagctatccttcgggcatgctcggttgaggtcggtatagtcgatgcagatcctccatttcccgctggctttcttgaccatgacgacattggcaagccaatcgggatacgtggattcccgaatgaagcctgcttcgagcagcttgtccacttcttcgtcaatggccttctgcctttctggggcgaaggaccttttcttctgcctcaccggcttcatcgtcgggtcgatgttgagtcggtgagtaattgtttctggagggatgcccgacatatctgctgccgaccatgcgaatatgtcggcattggccgtcagcagctccgccagtcggtggcgttcggtgtcgggcaattgagacccgatccaaacttttctgtcgggattttctcctatcgggatcgcctcgagctgctcggccggcgaaccccgctcttcctcctcccgttgatccagtttgtcgattgtcaggggatcctttgtctcgtcgctttgggcggagatttggaagcatcgtcgggcgagctgttgatctccgcgcatctccccgactccgcttttggtcgggaatcgaacaaggagatggtacgtcgagacgatcgccctgagggcgttcagtctgggtcgcccgagtatggcattgtaggccgaaggaacttggacgaccgcaaaaatgagggagactgtgctttgccgtggttcggtaccgaccgtcacggacagggtgatttctccttctgtcgtgacggtgtctccggcaaagccgatcaagggcgtggagaccccactaagtcgatcagtcggtagtcgcattcgggaaaaggtcgagtaaaacaaaacatttgtcgaacttccattatcaacaaaaattcattttacatcataattggctattgtcgccgacacaacaacagcgtcgtcgtggggagtctggatgccccaaacgtcgtcttctgagaaggtaatcacgtcgtccaggcgcggctttttcgtcggctcccccctgtagacgtccccgatcccagccgcttggagatcatgttgatgactccagccgtcggctggttaatcggtgcctcttcagtcggctgggggcgtcgatcggcagtcggctgggggcgtcgatcggcagtcggtcgggtcggcggaccctttcgaaacttgccgagatacccccggcggatgagattttcgatctcatccttcaactggatgcaccgctcggtgtcgtggccgtggctccgatggaaccggcagtacttccgatggtcgaggccctttgccttcagaggcagaggccgtcgcaggtattcttccccttcgatctccatcaagatctgcgcacggggagcggagagaggagtgtaggagtcatacctgggacgcaccgacctcggagtctgtcggtggggtgatttttggatctgtcggggtggagaaagccgactatcggccgggggcctgcttggttcggcgggctcccgaccttttcttcgcttctccttcggacccctgggctcgaccaagcgtcggtcggacgctccttcgtccgcgcgcatatacttgtatgcgcgctccagtagctcggcgtacgtccgggagagggtcttgtccagagaataagtaaatcgggacgacctcaggccccttttcatggctgaaaccgccatgtcttcgttgaggtcccggacctcgagcgtggccgcgttgaatcgcgccacgaagtgtcggagcgtctcgttttccccctgcttgagggagaaaaggctatccgacgttcgcggcggctttcggctggtgctgaaatgggccacgaacgagtgctcgagctgcgcgaaggaatggacactgcccgatcgaagaccggagtaccaagccctggcagccttgcgaagtgtggcggggaagccgatgcaaaaaagagcgtcggttgccccctgaattgtcatgagagctttatagctctcgaggtggtcgactgggtcggtggagccgtcgtatggctccacgttcggcattttgaaccgactgggaatcggctcatcgaggaccagtcaagagagaggctgggcggtctggaagtcgacgtcgttcgaagacttctgggagaccccgggagtggagcctccggaggattctgaaagagaggccgacggtgtgcgcggccgcttttccttcctcgcccgttccaacggggaaggagagggccgctgagaccgtcggtcgtcg
The sequence above is a segment of the Elaeis guineensis isolate ETL-2024a chromosome 7, EG11, whole genome shotgun sequence genome. Coding sequences within it:
- the LOC140859369 gene encoding uncharacterized protein, giving the protein MASGDEGRSAGGSADFPLPEGASGLANHDLARRLCQALLLPADIEAMKNQRVSDMLSSFYPMMIRLVFNISELEAGYRKFGDMRAAWRDKVAGLEAEKAILLDQFQQSVDRENRLEGEVSRFSEEISGLKEAKASLESELKSAKDDAAKKSRTIRRLRHERDSVGKELEGEREQLRASLENLAKAEEGHAAAQADADVAKAESESAKEALGRAVEVFRDSEEYREELLESGYLSYQVGYEDAREAVRSLYPELDLSNVVLPGSEAPAAEETAGPASDGLSTRAEAEDVAEPVAEDQSAPMAEVGADLPTNSHRRPVEDVDSDD